ccactaaaattaaaaagaaatccaAAAATATATGTTGTAATCTTGTTAGTATTAGATGGACCCACCTTTGAGCAAGGGCAGTGCCTGCAGTTCCACATCTTGCGTATTGCGGTACCGAGAGGAGCCCTGAGACTTCTTAGTCTTTTTCTTCATGGACCTCTTGGCGAAAGGGTCAATTCTGTCCACAAAAGTTCCCGAAGACATTTTGGTAATATAAAAGTGTCCCAAATGACGATAGGTAGACGGCGATCAATGCGAAAACTGTTTTGATTCAAGCAGAGTCATGATCTGGCCCAGTCCACGAGTTGAACGCGCACTTTCCGTAAGATGCACAATATTAGAGCCTAAACAAACATTCCTTCGTCACACATGACGGTAATGGAGTGGTCACACTCAGGCCATTCTTTATACACTTCAAGATTCCACAACAGTTACGTAATTTAAAACCGTCTCTATCACTAAAATGACACAaatacagaaaagaataattcGATTCacaaatttagatttattttctgAGGCGTGTCACGAATAGCAGAAGGTAGAAGTCGCATATACATACAAGCCTCGTGTAATATCAGCCGGTCAGTcaatgacaatttattttcttacaatattcGCGAGAGATTTTTTATGATTTGCGTTTAACAACACGTAAAACACCGAATTAAAACGGTTATCGTCCGTCCTAGACGTAATCGGAAGCTATAGCGGTGATGACACGGAGCAAAATTTAACACCAAAAATCTATCACCGTATTCTCGCCATCGCTCACCATCCGTTTCGACTCTAAAACTGGACGCATTTTAACGCTATACACAAGATTATTTTTGGGTGTTGCACTTTCACAAGACCAATCAAACGTATATGCGACTTTTTTCACTACGTGAAGcgattaatttacaaaatttgtaACTAAAAGATTAACATCACTGATTTGCTGCGAAAACGCTACACTCATACAAAAGTACCTACTTCTGAAAATAGATGGAGATAGAAAATGTTCAGTTGGCCATTCGAAGtacttttatatgttttattgattattggctAAATATAAGTTaaccttaaattaaataataataaataagcgTACAATTTTGTATATATGATACTATGAATATTCtaaaagtatgtaaaattataattagtagaGAAACGTTTGCACGTATTCCGTTTGTAGAACGCAGCTACAatacagataataaaaataggaaAGACTTTAAAAACTTAAGATCGTAGTCTCTATGtgcattttgaaaataagtagACCTATAAACTCgatattttatctttgttttatgGTTCTGTTTTGCCAATTTGCTATAACTGCAGTAGCAAATCTAATTACAcagaagtataaataaaacagaattaaaattgcaataaattctAGCATGTTAAAATATTGCGCACAAAAGCTTGGTAGAGATGTAAAATTTCGGTACAGAGataattaaacgtttttttaaggTAGTATACAATTGCATTTTTATGTACATGCAAACACATAATTAGgtaggtaattaaataaataaataaccaaatttaaagaatagaaaaaaatgatctaaagtatttcattcatttatgGCAACGATCTCTGTCTTCTCTAtggtatttatatattattcagcTTTGGACGAAAGTATAGCTTTCTAAAGATTTTCCGAAATTACTACATGCCGTAACTACGCGATAATAATTTGGGTTGAATATCGGTTTAAGTTTATAAGACGTTACAAATTTAAGTGCGTTGTGAAGTGTGAAAAACAGTTCAGTTTCTTTATGTTGATGGAGAAGGGTAATTAATTTAGAAAGCAACATGGAAGCGCTGACAGTTCCGCCATGaatgcaaaataaatagaaattgtGAAGGTTTGAAACTTACTATTATTTACCGTTTCTTGCAACTATGCTTGTTAGATTACTGTCCAACTTTACTAACAGACTGTAAGGCCCCTACAATAACATTGGTCGCTACTCTCAATCACATCCTCATTACAAAGATAGACACTAACGAAAGAAAGTCTCCCGCATTTCTTAGTAGTTGTCGAATGTGCATATTACATATGAATCTAAAACTTTCTTTTGCTTCTTATCAAAAAGTGTTCTAAaactatacaattttattgacaataCACAAACGATGTGTGCAAGTAATCCTCGCAAATATTGATTTTCAtgtcgtatattttttaataatatttcagaagCTGGACGTCGATCGACAGGTTAGAAGCTTCACGATGTTGAGAGGTGGGCGTGGAGGCCGTCACAGTCCAGAGCTGTACCCCCACACGCTGAAGTGCTCTAACGCCAGTGATACCAGTTCTGCATACAGCGGCAGTGACACGATGACGTCGGTGCATAGCTCTTTGGACATGGACATGGAGGTGGATCTTTCTGGCCTCTTGGAGTCCATAGTTGACTCTGATGAGGAAGAAGATTTAGAAGAAAGTATGGATAGCCTCACAGTACGTGATGCTGTTCGTGAATGTCTTGAAAAGGACCCAAGTGAAAGATCAGATGATGATATTGAAACTCTGTTAGAATTTACACAACACCTGAAAGCCTTTACAAACATGACATTGACGGTACGTCGAGCATTGTGTGCTGTAATGGTATTTGCTGTTGTTGAAAAAGCTGGCACAGTTGTTATGAATGATGGTGAAGAACATGATTCTTGGTCTGTTCTTATTAATGGACATGTTAGTATTGAACATCAGAATGGAGAAGTGGAACATCTCAATGTGGGTGATAGCTTTGGGATGGCAGAAGCCACACTGGAAAAATTATATCATAGAGGTGTAATGACAACAAAATGTGATGACTGTCAGTTTGTATGTATCACACAGACTGACTATTACCGAATCTTGCATCAAGGTGAAGAAAATATAAGAAGGCATGAAAATGAGAATGGTATTGTAGAGCTGGTTACAGAATACAGAGGAGCAGCAGGAGAGTCAGGGCGCCAGCAAGGTCATGTTGTCATCAGAGGCACTCCAGAACAGTTAATGTTACAGCTTGTGGAGGACAATTCCCGTGATTCCACATATGTAGAAGATTTTTTGTTAACTCACAGAACATTTATTGAAAGTCCTTTGGTTGTTGCCAAACAGCTACTTGCCTGGTTTTCAGAACCTTCTGTACGTGATAAAGTAACTAGAGTCGTGTTACTCTGGGTGAACAATCATTTTACTGATTTTGAAACTGATCCTAATATGATGGAGTTTCTTGAAAATTTTGAAACAGCTTTAGAGCGTGAAAAAATGGAAAGTCAATTGAGGCTGCTAAATATAGCTTGTTCAGCCAAAGCTAGGACAAGAAGTGTCACATTATCTCGCCCCACCAGGGATGAACATTTGAACTTTACAATATTAGGAGGTTATGAGAGAGGatatggaatatttatttttaaagttgagAAACATTCTAAGGCAGAAGATGTTGGTTTGAAAAGAGGTGACCAGGTTTTGGAAGTGAATGGTCAATCTTTTCAGCATGTAAGTCATGCAAAAGCAATGGAAATTATTACAGGATCAACACATTTAAGCATTACAgtgaaaagtaatttattagcTTTTAAACAAATGTTGTTAATGCCAGAGAATTCTCCAAGGCAGAGAGGATGTACCAATCGAGTTCATTGGCAAACTGATCCTAGGGCTAGACTGTCTACTGCTGAACTATTAAGTGATGACCCAATTACGCTAACACCTGTTTTTCAATCTCCCACCAAGAAACCCCAATTAAGCATTAAAAAAGAACCTCAGAAAGGTTTCATGACATTAGGACCTAAAAAGAAACTACAGAAAGCTTTAATGAAAATGAATCTTTTACCCAAGAATACCATTACTGATGGTTTACCTACTGATGATAGTATTCTCTCCAACTCTGACTCTTTAAACAAAGCTAACACTAGCACTTCATTCTATAACTCCCACAGTAATCCtgatttaatatcaatttgctATGATGAGTATCAATCATCTGATTATCCTGAACATGTTCTCAAGGTGTACAAATCTGACCAAACATGCAAATACTTGTTAGTACACAAGGAAACCACGGCAAGAGAAGTAGTAATGCTCACTCTGCAAGAGTTTGGTATTACTGACCCCAGTTCAAACTTTTCCTTGTGTGAAGTGTCTGTTGCACAGGGTGGCATTATCAAGCAACATCGCTTGCCAGATCAGTTGCAAAATTTGGCTGAACGTATTGGTCTCAGCTCAAGGTATTATCTAAAGACAAATGGAATCAGTGAGACTTTAGTGCCTGATGAAATGGCACCTGAACTTCTCAGAGAAAGCGTTGTACATTTCCTACAGTTAAATGCAGTTGAAGTTGCAGTGCAACTGACTTTACAAGACTTTTGTATCTTTCGACAGATAGAAAGTACTGAGTATGTTGAtgatttatttgaattgaaaagCAGATATGGCTTACCAATGTTATCACAATTTGCGGAATTAGTTAACAAGGA
Above is a window of Anticarsia gemmatalis isolate Benzon Research Colony breed Stoneville strain chromosome 19, ilAntGemm2 primary, whole genome shotgun sequence DNA encoding:
- the PDZ-GEF gene encoding PDZ domain-containing guanine nucleotide exchange factor codes for the protein MLRGGRGGRHSPELYPHTLKCSNASDTSSAYSGSDTMTSVHSSLDMDMEVDLSGLLESIVDSDEEEDLEESMDSLTVRDAVRECLEKDPSERSDDDIETLLEFTQHLKAFTNMTLTVRRALCAVMVFAVVEKAGTVVMNDGEEHDSWSVLINGHVSIEHQNGEVEHLNVGDSFGMAEATLEKLYHRGVMTTKCDDCQFVCITQTDYYRILHQGEENIRRHENENGIVELVTEYRGAAGESGRQQGHVVIRGTPEQLMLQLVEDNSRDSTYVEDFLLTHRTFIESPLVVAKQLLAWFSEPSVRDKVTRVVLLWVNNHFTDFETDPNMMEFLENFETALEREKMESQLRLLNIACSAKARTRSVTLSRPTRDEHLNFTILGGYERGYGIFIFKVEKHSKAEDVGLKRGDQVLEVNGQSFQHVSHAKAMEIITGSTHLSITVKSNLLAFKQMLLMPENSPRQRGCTNRVHWQTDPRARLSTAELLSDDPITLTPVFQSPTKKPQLSIKKEPQKGFMTLGPKKKLQKALMKMNLLPKNTITDGLPTDDSILSNSDSLNKANTSTSFYNSHSNPDLISICYDEYQSSDYPEHVLKVYKSDQTCKYLLVHKETTAREVVMLTLQEFGITDPSSNFSLCEVSVAQGGIIKQHRLPDQLQNLAERIGLSSRYYLKTNGISETLVPDEMAPELLRESVVHFLQLNAVEVAVQLTLQDFCIFRQIESTEYVDDLFELKSRYGLPMLSQFAELVNKEMFWVVTEVVNEQNPVRRFKIIKQFIKVARHCKECKNFNSMFAIISGLGHGAVSRLRMTWEKLPTKYLKLFTDLQTLMDPSRNMSKYRQLVTTEQGRSPVIPFYPVVKKDLTFIHLGNDTKVEGMVNFEKLRMIAKEVRTLTNMCSAPYDLLTLLELGKQPPSNAMVALNQLTTGVQQGQVTVKRRKKSSNVPNPKKMFEEAQMVRRVKAYLNRMHVETDEERLHSLSLECEGAGPAPAIPRRRHPSPSLSTTSSASSASESKKSFAGNKFGTASPQAVRKLLALSEPAKTRPHQPRPPPPGPSPCSHRRDGPGAGICCPRTAHERSHSDTPTPLPVDLSAESSSVTSLVNLPLRKTGSATSSDSGHGSCTAASCARPVPPPRMPQAPLTLAAHMARLERLSRAHSHEGVTRPYDYYDAPDDDDDDQQVSAV